DNA from Candidatus Neomarinimicrobiota bacterium:
TGATGGAACTACTTCCTTCAATCGCCGATGCATGGAAAAACAAACATGATGAATTGGTCCAATCTGCCAATCGAATCAATGAATTTCTACAAAAATCTAATAAAAAAGAATTGGGTGATGCTTTAAATGAATCAATTTTAAATGAAGCCTTTTCTCAATTTGAAAGTCGTTATGATAAAATTCATGGTGGTTTTGGGACACAACCAAAATTCCCTTCACCTCACAATTTAATATACTTACTTCGTTACCATCATATGATTGGTGATAAAGCATCTCTTGAAATGGTTGAGAAGACTCTACAAGAAATGAGGCTCGGAGGAATTTTTGACCATGTTGGTTTTGGCTTTCATCGTTATTCCACAGATAAAGAATGGTTAGTGCCCCACTTTGAAAAAATGCTTTATGATCAAGCGATGCTCGCCATGGCTTATACTGAAGCGTTCCAAGTAACGGGGAATCAAGATTATAAAAATACAACCGAAGAAATCTTAACTTATGTCCAACGAGATATGACCGATGTCCGTGGTGGGTTTTATTCCGCCGAAGATGCAGATAGTGAAGGCGAAGAAGGGCTGTTTTATTTATGGACAATGGAAGAATTGAAATCACTTTTAGGAGAAGAAGATGCAATGTTCCTCCACCGGATTTACAATTTAGACTCTTCCGGGAATTTTAAAGATGAAGCAACTGGCCAATTTACAGGTAAGAATATTTTTCATTTAAATGCGCCCATTTCAAATTCAATGGAAGCAGAGAAAATATCTACAATTCGTGAAAAACTTTTTGATGCTCGGGAAAAACGAATCCATCCAATCAAAGATGATAAAATTCTCACGGACTGGAATGGGCTCATGATAGCCGCCTTCACTAAAGCTGGTGTGGCATTTCAATCAAAACAATATATAGAAATAGCTGAAAAAAGTGCCCAGTTTATCTTTAAAAATCTTACCGACGATAAAGGGCGCCTGAAGAAACGTTACCGCAAAGGTAAATCAGGCTTGGATGCTCACTTGGATGATTACGCCTTTTTAGTCTGGGGATTACTGGAACTCTATGAAGCAACATTCAATGTTCATTATCTTGAGAAAGCCGTTCAACTGAATGAAATAATGGTGGACGAATTTTGGAATGAATCTAGTGGCGGGTTTTACCTTGGCAGTAATAAAACAGAAAAATTAATCGTCCGTGCCATGACCGGTTACGACGGGGCAATACCATCCGGAAATTCAATTGCGACTATGAATTTGCTCAAATTAACACGCCTCACTGGAGAGGTAAAATGGGCTGAAATGGCGGATAAAACATTTAAAGTATTTTCAAATGAGATTAACCAAGCACCAACAGGATTTATATCCATGATTACCGCCTTTTTATTTGAATCAAATCACCCAAAAGAAATTGTTATTGTAGGATCGGGAAGTGACCCAGTAACGGTTGCTGCCTTAAACCGGGTTAAATCAGAGTACAATCCGACTAAAGTACTTCTGTTTAAAAATACTGATGACACAAAACGTCAACTTTCAACATTGGCCAAATGGACTAGCACTCAAGAGACTATTAACAATAAAACAACATTTTACGTATGTCAGGATTTTGCCTGTAAAATTCCCACAACTGACATTGATCAGGCGTTTAAGTTCATTCATGAATAAACCACTATCACGACGGATTGGTGAATTGTTCGCCCATATTCAGGATTTAATGGACACGGCTACCCATTCTGTTATTAATAAAGTTGACGAAAAAGGCGGTAAGAAAAATAAACTATTGGGCTTTTTTTCATCGGCCGGAGATGCGTACTTTAAAAAATATACTGAAATCAAAAAAGACAGCGAA
Protein-coding regions in this window:
- a CDS encoding thioredoxin domain-containing protein, coding for MISKQIISIVISVGLISTIWSQPKSTKLNQKEQTVNRLAKESSPYLLQHKNNPVDWYPWGEEAFQKAAELNRPIFLSIGYSTCHWCHVMEHESFEDEQVAQLMNENFISIKVDREELPEIDHVYMSVCQAMTGRGGWPLTIIMTPEKEPFFAGTYFPKNGRFGRPGMMELLPSIADAWKNKHDELVQSANRINEFLQKSNKKELGDALNESILNEAFSQFESRYDKIHGGFGTQPKFPSPHNLIYLLRYHHMIGDKASLEMVEKTLQEMRLGGIFDHVGFGFHRYSTDKEWLVPHFEKMLYDQAMLAMAYTEAFQVTGNQDYKNTTEEILTYVQRDMTDVRGGFYSAEDADSEGEEGLFYLWTMEELKSLLGEEDAMFLHRIYNLDSSGNFKDEATGQFTGKNIFHLNAPISNSMEAEKISTIREKLFDAREKRIHPIKDDKILTDWNGLMIAAFTKAGVAFQSKQYIEIAEKSAQFIFKNLTDDKGRLKKRYRKGKSGLDAHLDDYAFLVWGLLELYEATFNVHYLEKAVQLNEIMVDEFWNESSGGFYLGSNKTEKLIVRAMTGYDGAIPSGNSIATMNLLKLTRLTGEVKWAEMADKTFKVFSNEINQAPTGFISMITAFLFESNHPKEIVIVGSGSDPVTVAALNRVKSEYNPTKVLLFKNTDDTKRQLSTLAKWTSTQETINNKTTFYVCQDFACKIPTTDIDQAFKFIHE